A genomic segment from Schistocerca piceifrons isolate TAMUIC-IGC-003096 chromosome 4, iqSchPice1.1, whole genome shotgun sequence encodes:
- the LOC124796404 gene encoding glycine-rich cell wall structural protein-like isoform X1, translating to MTRLLTLFTLLLCVATLAHAQFGQGGFGRPGGGFGRPGGGGGFGPGGGGGFGPGGGGGFGPGGNGGFGPGGGGGFGPGGGRPGFGGGGFGPGRGRGFGG from the coding sequence ACACTGTTCACGCTTCTCCTGTGTGTTGCCACCTTGGCTCATGCGCAGTTTGGCCAGGGCGGTTTCGGCCGTCCTGGCGGAGGTTTCGGGAGGCCCGGTGGTGGTGGCGGCTTTGGCCCTGGAGGAGGTGGCGGCTTTGGCCCTGGAGGAGGTGGCGGCTTCGGCCCTGGAGGAAATGGCGGCTTTGGCCCTGGAGGAGGTGGCGGCTTCGGCCCTGGAGGAGGCCGTCCTGGTTTCGGCGGTGGCGGCTTCGGACCCGGACGCGGTCGCGGTTTTGGCGGCTGA
- the LOC124796404 gene encoding glycine-rich cell wall structural protein-like isoform X2, giving the protein MAKLLTLFTLLLCVATLAHAQFGQGGFGRPGGGFGRPGGGGGFGPGGGGGFGPGGGGGFGPGGNGGFGPGGGGGFGPGGGRPGFGGGGFGPGRGRGFGG; this is encoded by the coding sequence ACACTGTTCACGCTTCTCCTGTGTGTTGCCACCTTGGCTCATGCGCAGTTTGGCCAGGGCGGTTTCGGCCGTCCTGGCGGAGGTTTCGGGAGGCCCGGTGGTGGTGGCGGCTTTGGCCCTGGAGGAGGTGGCGGCTTTGGCCCTGGAGGAGGTGGCGGCTTCGGCCCTGGAGGAAATGGCGGCTTTGGCCCTGGAGGAGGTGGCGGCTTCGGCCCTGGAGGAGGCCGTCCTGGTTTCGGCGGTGGCGGCTTCGGACCCGGACGCGGTCGCGGTTTTGGCGGCTGA
- the LOC124794646 gene encoding glycine-rich cell wall structural protein-like: MTRLLVILPLLLCLAAWATAQFSGGYGRPGFGGGGFGRPGYGGYPGNYGRYPGNYYGGGYRPDFGPGGGFRPGYGYGGGYNGFGGGGFGR; encoded by the exons ATGACCAGACTGCTG GTAATCTTGCCGCTGCTGCTGTGTCTGGCCGCCTGGGCAACCGCGCAGTTCAGCGGCGGCTACGGCAGGCCTGGCTTTGGAGGCGGTGGCTTCGGACGGCCCGGCTACGGCGGCTACCCAGGCAACTACGGGCGTTACCCGGGCAACTACTACGGCGGCGGCTACAGGCCGGACTTCGGTCCCGGGGGCGGCTTCCGGCCTGGATATGGATACGGCGGTGGATACAATGGATTCGGTGGCGGGGGCTTTGGCCGCTGA